A genomic window from Fibrobacterota bacterium includes:
- a CDS encoding TMEM165/GDT1 family protein gives MDSFLIAMGMVFLAEMGDKTQLVALSLAGRYKAKVTLLGIFAATAAVHVLSVLLGAVLGHNLSSSWTTFLAGICFLIFGVWTLRGDDDGAGERRGISPFWIIFWTFLIAELGDKTMFTTATVAAQHSRSWLPVWLGSTIGMVLADALAIGLGVVVGMRLPELLIRRIAAGIFLVFGVWSVWMGGRELAWHAWVGGGAVLAGGLLILFRDGFSKLAKRDLTAR, from the coding sequence ATGGACTCCTTTCTGATCGCAATGGGGATGGTTTTCCTCGCCGAAATGGGCGACAAGACCCAGCTGGTCGCCCTCTCCCTGGCGGGTCGGTACAAGGCCAAGGTCACCCTCCTCGGGATCTTCGCGGCCACCGCGGCGGTCCATGTGCTCTCCGTGCTGCTGGGCGCCGTGCTGGGACACAATCTGTCCAGTTCCTGGACCACCTTCCTGGCCGGCATCTGCTTTCTGATTTTCGGGGTCTGGACGTTGCGAGGCGACGACGACGGTGCCGGCGAGCGCCGTGGCATCTCGCCTTTCTGGATCATCTTCTGGACCTTCCTGATCGCCGAACTCGGCGACAAGACCATGTTCACCACCGCCACCGTCGCCGCCCAGCATTCGCGCTCGTGGCTTCCCGTGTGGTTGGGATCCACCATCGGCATGGTCCTGGCTGATGCATTGGCCATCGGCCTGGGCGTGGTGGTCGGGATGCGCTTGCCGGAGCTATTGATCCGCCGCATCGCCGCCGGGATCTTCCTGGTCTTCGGTGTTTGGAGCGTATGGATGGGCGGGCGCGAACTGGCCTGGCACGCCTGGGTGGGAGGCGGGGCTGTGCTCGCCGGCGGCCTTCTGATCCTGTTCCGCGACGGCTTCTCCAAACTGGCCAAGCGAGATCTCACCGCACGCTGA
- the cobD gene encoding cobalamin biosynthesis protein CobD, with protein MVILIAFAMDLLFAEPPAAGHPVVWMGRLLKRFRTWMPQGERSGFLAGAGFWCLGAGAVGGLYYGLQELFRPLGAVAHFAWGLLLFPLFSYRFLHTEVAGVESALQASLAEGRRKLSMLVSRDVSVLSEVDVREAALETLAENLTDSVVAPLFWFALLGLPGAAIYRFANTADAMWGYRGDMEWKGKWAARADDVLNWIPARITCLLIWMGSFDLRRLPTEAAKTQSPNGGWTMGAMALALEVRLGKPGTYLLNPEGSTTDGDSFRRGLRKAAIAGAAGALLMAALAWRLGR; from the coding sequence ATGGTCATCCTGATCGCCTTCGCAATGGACCTCCTTTTCGCCGAGCCACCTGCCGCCGGGCATCCGGTGGTGTGGATGGGCAGGCTGCTGAAACGGTTCCGAACCTGGATGCCCCAGGGGGAGCGATCCGGGTTCCTGGCGGGTGCGGGGTTCTGGTGCCTGGGCGCCGGAGCCGTGGGGGGACTGTATTACGGATTGCAGGAGTTGTTCCGGCCCCTGGGGGCTGTCGCGCATTTCGCCTGGGGCCTCCTCCTGTTTCCGCTGTTTTCGTACCGGTTCCTGCACACCGAGGTCGCCGGTGTGGAATCCGCCCTCCAGGCAAGTCTCGCCGAAGGACGTCGGAAATTGTCCATGCTGGTCTCGCGCGACGTTTCGGTGCTTTCCGAGGTGGATGTGCGGGAGGCGGCGTTGGAGACTTTGGCGGAAAATCTGACGGATTCCGTTGTCGCACCGCTTTTCTGGTTCGCGCTGCTGGGGCTTCCCGGGGCGGCGATCTACCGGTTCGCCAACACGGCCGACGCCATGTGGGGGTATCGCGGCGACATGGAATGGAAGGGCAAGTGGGCGGCTCGAGCCGACGATGTCCTCAACTGGATCCCGGCTCGGATCACCTGTCTGCTGATCTGGATGGGAAGTTTCGATCTGCGGAGGTTGCCGACGGAAGCGGCCAAGACCCAAAGCCCCAACGGCGGCTGGACGATGGGTGCGATGGCGCTGGCCCTGGAGGTGCGACTGGGCAAACCGGGCACCTACCTGCTGAATCCGGAGGGCTCCACGACCGATGGCGACAGTTTCCGTCGAGGATTGAGGAAGGCCGCGATCGCGGGGGCCGCCGGAGCGCTCCTGATGGCCGCCCTGGCCTGGAGGCTGGGGCGGTAG
- a CDS encoding penicillin-binding protein — translation MRKLLGILLLLWWRTPAGKGPRVQAFRAGIWLARCLAMVFLLFGAVDFNALWLFGPSPGMRELEDPQMATATEIRFADGPLLGRMWLEDRTQIERKDLPEHLVQALVATEDARFYDHSGIDFLAVPSALIQSLTGSKRGGSTLAQQLAKNLYQTRTNTGILGKIRPLSAPIAKIKEWILATKLEFLHSKDQILVLYLNTVSFGNNSYGIHSAAWRYFGKKPAELDLAESALLVAMLKGTAFYNPFNHAARALERRNTVLQRMVAVEALPARALDSLSKLPLGLHPQPANQSSGPAPHLRDWISSFVRNFCREHDCDPETDGLVVRTTIDSRLQSHAMSASREWMPILQARFKQDWGSSAPWRYSDGREIPGYLDSLCRLSPRWKPTLDSLDGDTAATYAAFARRQKLRIFNGASYRDTTLSPRDSLALERSLLQGSLVAIDPRDGKILAWVGGIDHRFSQLDHVAGTRRSTGSTAKPFVYCAALEKGMSPCERLVDSVRTFSYMEEEKEILDSPQRRLAGRQGLHHHPRRHGPVSEHHHFPADHAGGPGFRRLDHASTGCEVPPEDGSQHRTGFQSDEPPGAGRSVPSVRQRRLHHRALGRLTH, via the coding sequence ATGCGGAAGCTCCTGGGCATTCTGCTGCTGCTCTGGTGGCGGACTCCCGCCGGGAAGGGCCCTCGGGTCCAAGCCTTCCGAGCGGGCATCTGGCTCGCCCGCTGCTTGGCGATGGTCTTTCTGTTGTTCGGAGCGGTGGATTTCAACGCGCTGTGGTTGTTCGGGCCCTCGCCAGGAATGAGGGAGTTGGAAGATCCCCAGATGGCGACCGCGACGGAAATCCGTTTCGCGGATGGGCCGCTCCTGGGGCGCATGTGGCTGGAAGACCGCACCCAGATCGAACGCAAGGATCTACCGGAACACCTGGTGCAAGCTCTGGTGGCCACCGAAGATGCACGCTTCTACGACCATTCCGGCATCGACTTCCTGGCGGTCCCCAGCGCGCTGATCCAAAGTCTGACGGGCAGCAAGCGGGGCGGATCCACCCTGGCCCAGCAACTGGCCAAGAACCTGTACCAGACCCGCACCAACACCGGGATCCTGGGCAAGATCCGTCCGTTGAGCGCACCGATCGCAAAGATCAAGGAATGGATCCTGGCGACCAAGTTGGAATTCCTTCACAGCAAGGACCAGATCCTGGTTCTGTACCTGAACACGGTGAGTTTTGGGAACAACAGCTACGGCATCCATTCCGCCGCCTGGCGGTATTTCGGAAAAAAGCCCGCCGAGCTGGATCTGGCCGAGTCCGCCCTGCTCGTGGCCATGCTGAAGGGAACCGCCTTCTACAATCCATTCAACCACGCGGCCAGGGCCCTGGAGCGTCGCAACACGGTGCTCCAACGGATGGTCGCCGTCGAGGCGCTCCCGGCGCGCGCGCTGGATTCGCTTTCCAAGCTGCCATTGGGATTGCATCCCCAACCGGCCAACCAATCCTCCGGCCCCGCTCCGCACCTGCGCGACTGGATCTCCTCGTTCGTGCGCAATTTTTGTCGCGAGCACGACTGCGATCCCGAGACCGACGGCCTTGTGGTGCGGACCACCATCGATTCGCGTCTCCAGTCCCACGCCATGTCCGCCTCCCGAGAATGGATGCCCATTCTACAGGCGCGTTTCAAGCAGGATTGGGGATCCTCCGCGCCTTGGAGGTACTCCGACGGACGCGAGATCCCGGGATACCTGGATTCGTTGTGCCGTCTCTCGCCGCGCTGGAAACCCACCCTGGACTCGCTCGATGGCGACACCGCCGCGACCTACGCCGCCTTCGCGCGTAGACAGAAATTGCGCATCTTCAACGGTGCATCCTACCGCGACACCACGCTCTCGCCCCGCGATTCCCTCGCCCTGGAACGCAGTCTCCTGCAAGGGTCGCTCGTGGCCATCGATCCGCGCGATGGCAAGATCCTCGCCTGGGTGGGAGGCATCGATCATCGGTTTTCCCAACTGGACCACGTGGCCGGCACGCGCCGTTCCACCGGCTCCACGGCCAAACCCTTCGTTTATTGCGCGGCTCTGGAAAAAGGCATGAGCCCCTGCGAACGCCTGGTGGATTCCGTGCGGACGTTCTCCTACATGGAGGAGGAAAAAGAAATACTGGACTCCCCACAACGCCGACTGGCTGGAAGGCAAGGACTCCATCACCATCCGCGCCGGCATGGCCCGGTCTCTGAACACCATCACTTCCCAGCTGACCATGCGGGTGGGCCCGGATTCCGTCGCCTCGATCATGCGTCGACTGGGTGTGAAGTCCCCCCTGAAGACGGTTCCCAGCATCGGACTGGGTTCCAATCCGATGAACCTCCTGGAGCTGGCCGGAGCGTACCAAGCGTTCGTCAACGGCGGCTCCACCACCGAGCCTTGGGCCGTCTCACGCATTGA
- the acpS gene encoding holo-ACP synthase, whose product MILGLGIDSVLIERIRAVSPRLFERICTPAEREYCESFGEGRFERYAGRFAAKEAISKALGTGIAQGVQWTDLEILPSPSGAPVATLHRQALERSRRMGATTVLVSITHDKSTAAAVCVLEGNPPSEKIA is encoded by the coding sequence ATGATCCTGGGACTTGGCATCGACTCCGTGCTCATCGAGCGCATCCGCGCGGTGAGCCCGCGGCTGTTCGAACGCATCTGCACGCCGGCCGAGCGCGAATACTGCGAGAGCTTCGGCGAAGGGCGTTTCGAGCGCTATGCCGGGCGCTTTGCCGCCAAGGAAGCCATTTCCAAGGCTCTGGGCACGGGAATCGCGCAGGGCGTGCAGTGGACCGACCTGGAAATTCTCCCCTCCCCCTCCGGCGCCCCGGTGGCCACCCTGCATCGACAAGCCCTGGAGCGCTCCCGGCGCATGGGCGCCACCACGGTGCTGGTTTCCATCACCCACGACAAATCCACTGCCGCCGCCGTCTGTGTTTTGGAGGGAAATCCCCCCTCCGAGAAGATTGCTTAA
- the recA gene encoding recombinase RecA, with product MSATSTRKSSAAAAAKEGITVNASSLDKDKDKDRALQTALSQIEKNHGKGSIMTLGQGSTKPEMGVIPTGCIQLDAVLGISGWPRGRIVEIFGPESSGKTTLALHAIAEAQKAGGVAAFIDAEHAFDAIYAKKLGVDIDNLLVSQPDTGEQALDISETLVRSGAIDILVIDSVAALVPQAEINGDMGDNHVGLQARLMSQALRKLTGILSKSNTCMIFINQLRMKIGVMFGNPETTTGGNALKFYASVRADIRRISSIKSGEEVVGNRTRVKIVKNKLAAPFKQCEFDIMYGEGVSKPSSLLDLGVELEIVTKSGSWFSYGSERIGQGRDSALEYIRNNPVMAADIESKIREALRGDDFVGLPTNIEGEDAAEEE from the coding sequence ATGAGCGCCACCAGCACCCGCAAGTCCTCCGCCGCAGCCGCCGCCAAAGAAGGCATCACTGTCAACGCCAGCTCGTTGGACAAGGACAAGGACAAGGACCGGGCGCTCCAGACGGCGCTTTCGCAGATCGAGAAAAACCACGGCAAGGGCTCCATCATGACCCTCGGCCAGGGCAGCACCAAGCCGGAAATGGGCGTGATTCCCACCGGGTGCATCCAGCTGGATGCCGTGCTGGGAATCAGTGGCTGGCCTCGCGGTCGTATTGTGGAGATCTTTGGACCGGAAAGCTCCGGCAAGACCACCCTGGCCCTGCACGCCATCGCCGAGGCCCAGAAAGCAGGCGGCGTGGCCGCGTTCATCGACGCTGAACACGCGTTCGATGCCATCTACGCCAAGAAGCTCGGCGTGGACATCGACAACCTCCTGGTGTCGCAGCCAGACACCGGCGAGCAGGCCTTGGACATCTCCGAGACTCTGGTGCGCTCCGGCGCCATCGACATCCTGGTGATCGACTCCGTGGCTGCCTTGGTTCCCCAAGCGGAAATCAATGGCGACATGGGCGACAACCACGTGGGACTCCAGGCCCGTCTCATGAGCCAGGCCCTGCGCAAGCTCACCGGCATCCTGAGCAAGTCCAACACCTGCATGATCTTCATCAACCAATTGCGCATGAAGATCGGCGTGATGTTCGGCAATCCGGAAACCACCACCGGCGGCAACGCGCTCAAGTTCTACGCCTCGGTGCGCGCCGACATCCGTCGCATCAGCTCCATCAAGTCCGGCGAAGAGGTGGTGGGCAACCGCACCCGTGTCAAGATCGTGAAGAACAAACTCGCCGCTCCGTTCAAGCAGTGCGAATTCGACATCATGTACGGCGAAGGTGTCTCCAAACCCTCTTCCTTGCTGGATCTGGGTGTGGAGCTGGAAATTGTCACCAAGTCCGGATCCTGGTTCTCCTACGGCTCCGAGCGCATCGGACAAGGACGCGATTCCGCCCTGGAATACATCCGCAACAATCCGGTCATGGCCGCGGACATCGAGTCTAAGATCCGCGAAGCTCTCCGTGGAGACGACTTCGTGGGCCTGCCCACCAACATCGAGGGCGAGGACGCCGCGGAAGAGGAATAA
- a CDS encoding type II toxin-antitoxin system Phd/YefM family antitoxin, with protein sequence MTTITATEARKNLYKLVESVSQSHVPIQITGKLNNAVLVSEEDWNSIQETLFLTSIPGMRESIKAGLEAKIEDCSTSLKW encoded by the coding sequence ATGACCACGATCACGGCTACGGAAGCTCGGAAGAACCTGTACAAGTTGGTGGAAAGCGTTTCCCAGAGCCACGTGCCGATCCAGATCACCGGCAAATTGAACAATGCCGTCTTGGTCTCGGAAGAGGATTGGAACTCCATCCAGGAAACGCTCTTTCTCACCTCCATCCCAGGGATGAGGGAGTCCATCAAGGCGGGATTGGAAGCCAAGATCGAAGACTGCTCGACTTCCCTGAAATGGTAG
- a CDS encoding Txe/YoeB family addiction module toxin, with translation MVEDWSLVFCKQAQKDAQKLASAGLKAKAQLLLSVLSKDPFTNPPPYEKLVGDLAGAYSRRINIQHRLVYQVLEAERLVKVIRMWTHYE, from the coding sequence ATGGTAGAAGACTGGTCCCTGGTTTTCTGCAAGCAAGCGCAGAAGGACGCACAGAAGCTCGCATCAGCAGGATTGAAGGCCAAAGCGCAGCTCCTGCTTTCCGTCCTCTCGAAGGATCCATTCACGAATCCTCCTCCCTACGAGAAGCTTGTCGGCGACCTTGCCGGAGCCTATTCGAGGCGGATCAATATCCAACATCGGCTGGTTTATCAGGTGCTCGAGGCGGAGCGGTTGGTGAAGGTGATTCGGATGTGGACGCATTACGAGTGA